The window ACGACCAACACGACGAGTCTGTTCATGGTGAGCATTTGTCCACGTTTAAAGGGGTTTCTACGTCAATCAGAACCGGAAATCCGCGTAAAACTCTACGCCCGAAACGGGCTCCACGCTCATCGCGTTCAGATCCGGTACGTCTTTGATGCCCGGAACACCGTTTAAAGCAGGTCGATCAACCGAATTCTTGTTCGTTGATATTAACGGCGCAAAAAGACGGCAAATCGGATCAGACTCGCCCGAAGAATCTGTAAGCCTCCACCAAAACGACGCCTTCAAGCCTCATTCGCTCAGGGTAAGGCACAGCAGTGGCGGGACAACGAGTGTGCGAATTGCTGTGCCCAACGATCGGCTCAGCTATGATCTAGCGCTAAAACCTGGGCTTCTACATAAAACCTCTTGTTGCCAGATGAGGGTAGGGGTTCTATCTACAACGCGCGGGCCGGATACACGACAATCCAGTCATTGATCGTTGGAGATCCAATCTAGCAGCCAAGCCCTTGCACTTCGCCAGCGGCGTTTGACTGTGGGCGTTGAAGTCCCCATGGCAACCGCAGTTTCCTCGATAGTCAGCCCGCCGAAAACGCGAAGCTCAACGACCTGCGCCAGATCTCCGTGTTCTGACGCCAGCTCAGTGAGCGCTTGGTCGAGTATCAATACCTCAGCGCTATCCATCACTTCAGCCAGCGACCCGGTAAACGTGACGCGTCGGCCCCAGCTACGTTTTGCTGCTCCGCGATGCCTCGCCTGGTCAACCAAAATTTGCCGCATTACCTGGCCAGCCAAAGCCAAGAAATGGCTGCGGCCACGCCAATCGACGCGATTTAGGTCCACAAGTTTCAGGTAAGCCTCGTTGACGAGCGCGGTGGGCTGCAGCGATAGACCGGCGGGTTCGGCCGCCAGCGCACGTGCGGCAATGGCCTTAAGCGCCGGATACACACGTGCCAGCAGAGCCTCATGCGCTTGTCGATCGCCGAGATTCCACCGTTCAAGAAGCTGATTGACTGTTGAGCCGGAGTCCTCAACCAAGTGCTATTCCTGAAGTAATCGAATTAAATGATGTTTCAGTTCGAGGCAGCGTTCCCGTTTGCCCGCACAGCAAAGCAATTCTCTGGGCCGCCGCTAAAGCTACCGTGCCAGAGCTAAAGGCTCGCCAGCGCTTCAAGTTTCCGCCGCCATGGGTTTTCTGGCTCCGCTGTCCGTCGCAGGCCCCTCAGGCCCTCCTCAATGTGTCGTTGTGCTGCCCCGTTGCCGCCGTTGGTTTCACGCAGCGCAATGCCGAGCGCCACGCGCGCCGAATGAGTTCGCCAGTCATCGGGCAGTTCCGCCGTATATTTGTTCAGGGCGGACCTCAACCACTTGACGGCCACGTCGGCCCGGCCAGCCAAAAGGTGGTTGAAGCCGAGACTGCCTTCCGCGTTCGCCACGTTGATGCTGTCTTCCGCTTCGTACTCAGCCAACCGGCCTAGCAGAGCAGTCAGACTCTCGTGCGCAACCTCATGTCGGCCCAATAGACTCTCCACGACGGAAAGGTTGTAGGTGATTACG of the Pseudomonadota bacterium genome contains:
- a CDS encoding ECF-type sigma factor yields the protein MVEDSGSTVNQLLERWNLGDRQAHEALLARVYPALKAIAARALAAEPAGLSLQPTALVNEAYLKLVDLNRVDWRGRSHFLALAGQVMRQILVDQARHRGAAKRSWGRRVTFTGSLAEVMDSAEVLILDQALTELASEHGDLAQVVELRVFGGLTIEETAVAMGTSTPTVKRRWRSARAWLLDWISNDQ